In Wolinella succinogenes DSM 1740, a single genomic region encodes these proteins:
- a CDS encoding ABC1 kinase family protein, producing MFRFLATIFLLIKKRDSFLWITPLSPRALHGVILDLGASFIKLAQVLATRSDFFDESYLEPLRTLHDDIPPMDHEAFSRVFERSFGESDPFLEFASKPLASASIGQVHRARLKSGEEVAVKLLREGIGARVQADICIITFFNLLFRPLFSPYTKHSVESVLLEFSSMILKEVNLAQERYHLELFWEVYRESGVLFPLPFADYCTSEALVMSFHEGVRFDDKEGLLTLGVDFGSLMEKLVEFYVEQMLVTGLFHADPHPGNLLVDASGNLIFLDFGMVKKISTPTRIAIIELVKAAHERDFEHYILACKKLGIIAQEAPSGEMEEFASRMFAIFDNTSLDSASMQKLAFEVLESMRDMPFKLPQEAIYILRVSAIIEGLGTRYIENFNGIKDILPILQKNLSRALGMREGLLEGIWSEAKSLPMSLKHLKNILAKADEGELRVRIAQGDAEALAWRLKGYIRGVLPGILSLLGAFFLLGAGFREEAFWLFGAGIVWLFYKV from the coding sequence GTGTTTCGCTTTTTGGCGACCATCTTTTTGCTCATCAAAAAGCGCGATTCCTTTCTTTGGATCACGCCTCTTTCTCCAAGGGCTCTCCATGGTGTGATTCTTGATCTTGGAGCGAGTTTTATCAAGTTGGCTCAGGTGTTGGCCACCCGATCTGATTTTTTTGATGAATCCTATCTGGAGCCCTTAAGAACGCTTCATGATGATATTCCCCCTATGGACCATGAAGCCTTTAGTCGCGTCTTTGAGCGCTCCTTTGGAGAGAGTGATCCTTTTTTGGAGTTTGCCTCCAAGCCTCTAGCGAGCGCTTCCATCGGTCAGGTGCACCGCGCTAGACTCAAAAGTGGAGAAGAGGTCGCGGTGAAGTTGCTACGCGAGGGAATTGGCGCTAGGGTGCAGGCGGATATTTGTATTATCACCTTTTTCAACCTCCTCTTTCGTCCGCTCTTCTCTCCCTATACAAAACACTCCGTGGAATCGGTGCTTTTGGAATTCTCTTCCATGATTCTTAAAGAGGTTAATCTCGCCCAAGAGCGCTACCATCTTGAGCTCTTTTGGGAGGTTTATCGGGAGAGTGGAGTGCTCTTTCCTCTCCCCTTTGCGGATTATTGCACGAGTGAGGCGCTAGTGATGAGCTTCCATGAGGGAGTGCGCTTTGATGATAAAGAGGGGTTGCTTACTCTTGGAGTTGATTTTGGCTCTCTCATGGAGAAGTTAGTGGAGTTTTATGTGGAACAGATGCTCGTTACGGGGCTTTTTCATGCGGATCCACACCCTGGAAATCTTCTTGTGGACGCTTCAGGGAATCTCATCTTTTTGGACTTTGGGATGGTTAAAAAGATCTCCACTCCAACGCGAATTGCCATCATTGAACTGGTGAAAGCGGCGCATGAGCGTGACTTTGAGCACTATATCCTGGCGTGTAAAAAGCTTGGAATCATCGCCCAAGAGGCGCCAAGTGGCGAGATGGAGGAGTTTGCCTCGCGGATGTTTGCGATTTTTGACAACACTTCTTTGGATTCGGCTAGTATGCAAAAGCTTGCTTTTGAGGTGCTAGAGAGTATGCGCGATATGCCTTTTAAGCTCCCTCAAGAGGCGATCTATATCTTGAGGGTGAGTGCGATCATTGAAGGGCTTGGGACGCGTTATATTGAGAATTTTAATGGAATCAAGGACATTCTACCGATTTTGCAGAAGAATCTCTCTCGCGCTTTAGGGATGAGAGAGGGGTTGTTGGAGGGGATATGGAGTGAGGCAAAATCACTCCCCATGAGCCTCAAACATCTTAAAAATATTCTTGCCAAGGCGGATGAAGGCGAACTGAGGGTGAGGATTGCACAGGGGGACGCAGAGGCACTCGCTTGGAGGCTAAAGGGATATATTCGAGGAGTTTTGCCAGGAATCCTCTCGCTACTTGGAGCCTTCTTTCTCCTTGGGGCAGGCTTTAGAGAAGAGGCATTTTGGCTCTTTGGGGCAGGAATCGTTTGGCTTTTTTATAAAGTGTGA
- a CDS encoding AEC family transporter — protein MAILPIFLLILTGYALARAKFLEAAFWVGADRLTYYVLFPALLFVGISKPGESLEGLGLIVLAVGATLFLGSGGLWLLKRALKVEDRDYMAYYQGGIRFNTFIGISMVMALFGDEGMFYASIIISFMVPLINTLCVVVLTLCSSQKEVRGMKILKDIAKNPLIIACLLGLLFRYGELALPDFLLSFLTILGRSALPLGLLSVGTALSIKGLLAPTTPLVAFGGFKLLILPCVAYGVGVGLGFEATLLWIFVLLFALPTASSSYILVRQFGGDTGLMSKIITAETILSTVSLTLLAYLWA, from the coding sequence TTGGCAATTTTGCCTATATTTTTGTTGATTTTGACAGGGTATGCCCTCGCACGGGCGAAATTTTTGGAGGCAGCCTTCTGGGTGGGGGCGGATAGACTCACCTACTATGTGCTCTTTCCCGCGCTTCTTTTTGTGGGAATCTCTAAGCCAGGAGAGAGTTTAGAGGGATTGGGTTTGATTGTCTTGGCTGTGGGGGCGACCCTCTTTTTGGGGAGTGGGGGGTTGTGGCTTTTGAAACGCGCCCTTAAAGTGGAGGATAGGGATTATATGGCCTATTACCAAGGGGGAATTCGATTCAATACCTTTATTGGTATCTCCATGGTGATGGCACTTTTTGGAGATGAGGGGATGTTTTACGCCTCTATTATCATCTCTTTTATGGTTCCGTTGATCAACACTCTTTGCGTGGTGGTGCTCACCCTCTGCTCTTCGCAAAAAGAGGTAAGGGGGATGAAGATTCTTAAGGATATTGCCAAAAATCCCCTCATCATCGCCTGTTTACTAGGGCTTCTTTTTCGTTATGGCGAGTTGGCTTTGCCCGATTTTCTACTCTCTTTTTTGACGATTTTAGGGCGATCGGCTCTTCCTTTGGGGCTACTCTCTGTGGGGACGGCGCTTAGTATCAAAGGGCTTTTGGCTCCCACGACTCCCTTGGTGGCGTTTGGAGGTTTTAAGCTTTTGATTCTTCCCTGTGTGGCGTATGGAGTGGGTGTGGGGCTTGGGTTTGAGGCGACACTGCTTTGGATTTTTGTCCTGCTCTTCGCGCTTCCGACCGCTTCTTCGAGTTATATTTTAGTGAGGCAGTTTGGAGGGGATACGGGGCTTATGTCAAAAATCATCACGGCCGAGACCATTCTCTCGACCGTGAGCTTGACCCTTTTGGCCTATCTTTGGGCTTAG
- a CDS encoding P-II family nitrogen regulator — MKKIEAIIKPFKLDDVKNALTELGVTGMTVTEVKGYGRQQGHTELYRGAEYVVDFIPKIKIEIVVGDGEADKIVDTIVATAKTGKIGDGKIFVTDVSKVVRVRTGETDEEAI, encoded by the coding sequence ATGAAAAAAATCGAAGCCATCATCAAGCCTTTCAAGCTTGATGATGTAAAAAACGCACTCACAGAGCTAGGAGTGACAGGAATGACCGTCACTGAAGTCAAAGGATATGGCCGCCAACAAGGCCACACAGAGCTCTATCGAGGGGCAGAGTATGTGGTGGATTTCATCCCTAAGATCAAAATCGAGATTGTCGTAGGGGATGGCGAGGCCGACAAAATCGTCGATACAATTGTCGCCACCGCCAAAACAGGCAAAATCGGTGATGGAAAAATCTTCGTCACGGATGTCTCTAAAGTGGTTCGTGTCCGAACAGGCGAAACTGACGAAGAGGCGATCTAA
- a CDS encoding ammonium transporter has translation MKIVKLLILALLPVLLFGDEAAAEAAETALELDAANTAWMLVATAFVMLMTPAGLALFYGGMTRSKNMLNTIGMSVVGYILASLVWVGWGYGLAFGEDIGGFVGALDGFFLSNVKVTDIWEGGNIPVLLFAAFQMTFAGITVALASGSVIERLKFSTWILFVVLWVTVVYAPVAHWVWGGGFLANEGVLDFAGGTVVHINAGVAGLVMAYMLGKRSDKDKAIFPSSVTLTMLGAILLWFGWFGFNAGSELAADGIAASAFMVTNTAAAAAALAWMLIEYAVYKKFTLIGIASGIVAGLVAITPAAGFVDTPASVIIGLVAGLVAFFGIHGLKKALGADDSLDAFGIHGVAGIWGALATGLFANPEVNELGTGLFYGNAGQFLIQLEGVVVTMVFTAIATAIVFKIVCLITGGGRVDAQEETMGLDESTHGEKSFHLK, from the coding sequence ATGAAAATCGTTAAACTTTTGATCTTGGCCCTGCTACCGGTTCTGCTTTTCGGAGACGAAGCCGCAGCGGAGGCAGCAGAGACCGCTTTGGAATTGGACGCCGCGAACACGGCTTGGATGTTAGTGGCCACAGCCTTTGTCATGCTCATGACACCCGCTGGCTTGGCTCTCTTTTATGGAGGCATGACGCGCTCTAAGAATATGCTCAACACCATCGGCATGAGCGTGGTGGGCTACATTCTCGCCTCTCTTGTTTGGGTGGGCTGGGGTTATGGCCTAGCCTTTGGTGAAGACATTGGCGGATTTGTGGGCGCTTTGGATGGATTCTTCCTCAGCAATGTTAAGGTGACTGATATTTGGGAAGGCGGAAATATTCCCGTGCTCCTATTCGCTGCTTTCCAAATGACTTTTGCGGGTATTACCGTAGCCTTGGCAAGTGGATCAGTCATTGAGCGACTCAAATTCTCCACATGGATTCTCTTTGTGGTGCTTTGGGTCACCGTGGTTTACGCTCCTGTAGCACACTGGGTGTGGGGCGGAGGCTTCTTGGCTAATGAGGGTGTTCTTGATTTTGCCGGAGGAACCGTTGTTCATATCAACGCTGGGGTTGCAGGTCTAGTCATGGCCTATATGCTTGGCAAACGAAGCGACAAAGATAAGGCAATCTTCCCTTCATCTGTGACTTTGACCATGCTAGGGGCTATTCTTCTATGGTTTGGATGGTTTGGTTTCAACGCCGGAAGCGAGCTTGCTGCTGATGGAATCGCCGCTAGTGCTTTCATGGTGACCAACACTGCCGCAGCGGCAGCGGCTTTGGCTTGGATGCTCATTGAATACGCCGTCTACAAGAAGTTCACCCTCATCGGTATCGCCTCAGGGATTGTGGCGGGTCTCGTGGCCATCACTCCTGCAGCGGGCTTTGTAGACACTCCTGCCTCAGTGATCATTGGTCTTGTAGCGGGTCTTGTGGCCTTCTTTGGTATCCATGGGCTCAAAAAAGCCTTGGGGGCAGACGACTCTCTAGATGCCTTTGGAATCCATGGAGTTGCGGGTATCTGGGGAGCTTTGGCGACAGGACTCTTTGCCAACCCCGAAGTCAACGAGCTAGGCACGGGTCTTTTCTATGGAAATGCAGGTCAATTCCTCATCCAGCTTGAGGGCGTAGTGGTCACTATGGTCTTTACCGCCATCGCCACTGCCATCGTCTTCAAGATCGTCTGCTTGATTACTGGAGGAGGAAGAGTGGATGCCCAAGAAGAGACCATGGGTCTGGATGAGTCCACCCACGGCGAAAAAAGCTTTCACTTAAAGTAA
- a CDS encoding efflux RND transporter periplasmic adaptor subunit: MKTRWIWILGLCAGLLWAAPEAKKEEKPSSEERVALVVSEAIIEGSMDSLGSFVGTLYFEDRSSLASEVSGVIEELLVKEGARVKKGEALARLNSDLLQKEIAAKESSLKQSKAQAAKAEKEFERLSKLHATQSVSFKEYEDALFDKEAQKSSAEAVASDLARLKSELGRKTLKAPYEGIILEKLLNPGEWVATGAAIFNMAKLSPMEASIEVPFETMKNLKVGDRVNLKVAQKEYPASIKALIPLGDSKARTFPVKIAIDNSKGELFEGLEARVRLKTQESASGLLVPRDSILPKNGQNVIFVLKEGKAKMINVEILAYEGRLALVKAKGISAGERVVIEGQERLRANQETQERQAQ; the protein is encoded by the coding sequence ATGAAGACGCGATGGATTTGGATTTTGGGTTTGTGTGCGGGGCTTCTTTGGGCGGCACCTGAGGCAAAAAAAGAGGAGAAGCCCTCAAGCGAAGAGAGGGTGGCTTTGGTCGTGAGTGAAGCCATCATTGAGGGGAGTATGGATAGCCTTGGGAGCTTTGTGGGGACGCTCTACTTTGAAGATCGATCTTCTCTTGCCTCTGAAGTGAGCGGGGTGATCGAGGAGCTTTTGGTCAAAGAGGGGGCGAGGGTCAAAAAAGGAGAAGCTCTAGCACGCCTTAATAGCGACCTTCTCCAAAAAGAGATTGCCGCTAAAGAATCTTCACTCAAGCAGTCCAAAGCCCAAGCCGCCAAAGCCGAAAAAGAGTTTGAGCGTCTCTCCAAGCTTCATGCAACTCAATCCGTCTCGTTCAAAGAATATGAAGACGCCCTCTTTGACAAAGAGGCACAAAAGAGTAGCGCTGAGGCGGTGGCTTCAGATTTGGCGAGGCTTAAAAGTGAACTAGGGCGAAAGACACTCAAAGCCCCCTACGAGGGAATCATCCTCGAGAAGCTTCTCAATCCAGGGGAGTGGGTTGCCACGGGAGCAGCGATTTTCAACATGGCGAAGCTAAGCCCTATGGAGGCGAGCATCGAGGTGCCTTTTGAGACGATGAAGAATCTCAAGGTGGGGGATCGCGTCAATCTTAAGGTCGCTCAGAAAGAGTACCCCGCCTCTATCAAGGCGTTGATTCCCCTGGGAGATTCTAAGGCGCGCACTTTCCCTGTGAAGATTGCTATTGACAACTCCAAAGGAGAGCTCTTTGAGGGGTTAGAGGCGCGGGTGAGGCTCAAAACCCAAGAGAGCGCCTCAGGGCTTTTGGTGCCACGCGATTCCATTCTCCCTAAAAATGGACAAAATGTGATCTTTGTCCTCAAAGAGGGAAAGGCTAAGATGATCAATGTCGAGATTTTGGCCTATGAAGGACGATTGGCGCTAGTCAAAGCCAAGGGGATTAGTGCGGGAGAGAGAGTGGTGATTGAGGGGCAAGAGCGCCTAAGAGCTAATCAAGAGACGCAAGAGCGCCAAGCCCAATAA
- a CDS encoding efflux RND transporter permease subunit codes for MIKYVIAKPVVVIVGIILVALFGVLSLSQMPYQLTPSVTRPIITINTLWTGATPYEMEREIIERQEKVLKGIDNLISMESRSRNGRADITLEFKIGTSLTEAMLKVSNKLDEVKKYPDGIDKPIITATGESTSPVVWMVLKTQKENPRHINEYRTFFNESVIQYFERIDGVAEVFFPSGTDREMHVVIDHNKLASYQLTLQDLISVLDLENANVSAGTMDYGRRSYRVRSVAEYKSPEQIEQTVVWSDGQRRVRIADLGYVKEGYARPTAYVEHNFESGAVVGIKPTPGTNILELSDEVERVFFRLNEGVLAKEGLYLDWMYDQRSYINGAISLVRQNILIGAFLAVVVLWLFLRSFTSTVVIALSMPISILGTFIVMNALGRTLNVVSMAGISFAVGMLVDSAIVVLENIDRHKRLGKGIFAASYEGTKEVVGALVASVLTTVAIFIPIINMEEEAGQLFRDIALTASSAVLFSMVVSILIIPMFSYQLLKLFGVEKPHPKSTLEGVGARIIDTVVAWVKGCTASVGSRLATIFFFTFLSLAISYALFPKMEYLPEGNQNFVTTVLNPPPGLSYEERQNIGKEVFRLNESYFVQKGYEKNEKGEMPPIRHMFFLGSENFMYFGTRGAIEDRAGEMIPQFLKTIESLPGMTGVSMQPGIFERGMGKGRTIDVDISGVEIESLIQTASAMQRLIKQRLPQGTQVRPLPSLELIYPEINLYPDSDKLKAAGLNPSTFGVALDVLMDGRAIAEYKEEGREKIDLVLKANKGELKTPEEIYNALIYTPSAGILPLSSLSEIKREYGITEIRHFERKRTVTLQVTPPKNMPLEEAMEKIQGEFVEELQKQGLIGSNELRLSGTADKLTQTRLALQGGFVLAVVIIYLLMAALYENFIYPLIIIFTVPLAVAGGVIGLKLVNLFLANQPLDILTMLGFIILVGTVVNNAILIVYQAINNIREEGMEAYEAVILSVRTRLRPIYMSTLTSLFGMLPLVLAPGPGSEVYRGLGAVILGGLTFSTLITVFVIPSLLLFVIQKERLKIDIEKAEKAGGIA; via the coding sequence ATGATTAAATATGTCATTGCCAAGCCCGTTGTGGTGATTGTTGGCATTATCCTTGTCGCACTCTTTGGGGTGCTGAGCCTCTCTCAAATGCCCTATCAGCTCACGCCCAGCGTGACGCGTCCCATCATCACCATCAACACGCTTTGGACTGGTGCAACTCCCTATGAGATGGAGCGAGAGATTATCGAGCGTCAAGAGAAGGTGCTCAAAGGAATCGATAACCTCATTAGCATGGAATCGCGCTCAAGAAATGGAAGGGCGGATATTACGCTGGAGTTTAAGATCGGCACTAGCCTAACAGAGGCGATGCTCAAGGTCTCTAATAAACTCGATGAGGTCAAAAAGTATCCCGATGGAATCGATAAGCCCATCATCACCGCCACAGGTGAGAGCACCTCGCCCGTGGTGTGGATGGTGCTTAAGACCCAAAAAGAGAATCCTCGCCATATCAATGAGTATCGGACCTTCTTCAATGAAAGCGTGATTCAATATTTTGAGCGAATTGATGGCGTGGCGGAGGTCTTTTTCCCCTCGGGCACTGATAGAGAGATGCATGTGGTGATTGACCACAACAAGCTCGCGAGTTATCAGCTTACTCTTCAAGACCTCATCAGCGTTCTTGATCTTGAAAATGCCAATGTTTCGGCTGGCACGATGGATTATGGGCGTCGTTCCTATCGCGTGAGATCGGTGGCCGAATATAAATCTCCTGAGCAGATTGAGCAGACGGTGGTCTGGAGCGATGGACAGAGGCGGGTGAGAATCGCTGATCTTGGTTATGTCAAAGAGGGATATGCGCGTCCCACAGCCTATGTGGAGCACAATTTTGAGTCTGGAGCGGTCGTGGGAATCAAGCCCACCCCAGGAACCAACATCCTAGAGCTTAGCGATGAGGTGGAGCGAGTCTTTTTCCGTCTGAATGAGGGAGTATTGGCCAAAGAGGGGCTTTATCTGGATTGGATGTATGATCAGCGAAGCTACATCAATGGGGCGATTTCACTGGTGCGCCAAAATATTTTGATTGGGGCTTTTTTGGCTGTTGTGGTGCTTTGGCTCTTTTTGCGAAGCTTCACCTCCACGGTGGTGATCGCGCTCTCCATGCCCATTAGCATCCTTGGGACATTCATCGTGATGAACGCCCTAGGGCGAACGCTCAATGTCGTCTCTATGGCGGGAATCTCCTTTGCTGTGGGGATGCTTGTGGATAGTGCGATTGTGGTGCTAGAGAATATTGATCGCCACAAAAGACTCGGTAAGGGAATCTTTGCCGCCTCTTATGAGGGGACCAAAGAGGTGGTCGGAGCGCTGGTCGCCTCGGTGCTCACCACGGTGGCCATTTTTATCCCGATCATCAACATGGAAGAGGAGGCGGGACAGCTCTTTAGGGATATTGCTCTCACCGCCAGCAGCGCCGTGCTTTTTTCGATGGTGGTCTCGATTCTGATTATTCCAATGTTTAGCTACCAGCTTCTCAAGCTCTTTGGGGTGGAGAAGCCACACCCTAAGAGCACTCTAGAGGGGGTAGGGGCCAGAATCATTGATACGGTAGTGGCGTGGGTGAAGGGGTGCACGGCTTCGGTTGGTTCGCGTCTTGCAACCATCTTTTTCTTCACCTTCCTCTCTTTGGCGATTAGCTACGCGCTCTTTCCCAAGATGGAATATCTCCCTGAGGGGAATCAAAACTTTGTCACCACCGTGCTCAATCCTCCTCCAGGACTCTCTTATGAAGAGCGCCAAAACATTGGCAAAGAGGTCTTTAGGCTCAATGAGTCCTATTTTGTTCAAAAGGGGTATGAGAAAAACGAAAAGGGTGAGATGCCTCCCATTCGCCATATGTTTTTCCTAGGAAGTGAAAACTTCATGTATTTTGGCACAAGAGGAGCGATCGAAGATCGCGCAGGGGAGATGATCCCTCAATTTTTAAAGACCATCGAATCGCTTCCAGGGATGACGGGAGTCTCTATGCAGCCAGGAATCTTTGAGCGAGGAATGGGCAAGGGGCGGACGATTGATGTGGATATTTCAGGAGTTGAGATCGAATCGCTCATCCAAACCGCTAGCGCCATGCAGCGACTCATCAAGCAAAGACTCCCCCAAGGGACACAGGTGCGCCCTCTGCCTAGTTTAGAGCTTATCTACCCTGAGATCAATCTCTACCCCGACTCAGACAAGCTCAAAGCCGCGGGGCTCAATCCCAGCACTTTTGGCGTAGCGCTCGATGTGCTTATGGATGGACGAGCGATTGCGGAGTATAAAGAGGAGGGGCGAGAGAAGATCGATTTGGTGCTCAAAGCCAACAAAGGTGAGCTCAAAACTCCCGAAGAGATCTACAACGCTCTTATCTACACGCCAAGCGCGGGGATTCTCCCCCTCTCCTCTCTCTCTGAGATCAAACGAGAGTATGGAATCACCGAGATTCGCCATTTTGAACGCAAAAGAACCGTGACGCTTCAAGTGACACCCCCTAAGAACATGCCCTTAGAGGAGGCGATGGAAAAAATCCAAGGGGAGTTTGTGGAAGAGCTGCAAAAGCAGGGGCTAATAGGGAGTAATGAGCTACGCCTCAGTGGAACCGCCGACAAGCTCACTCAGACTCGCCTAGCACTCCAAGGGGGGTTTGTGTTGGCGGTGGTGATTATCTATCTTCTCATGGCGGCGCTCTATGAGAACTTCATCTATCCGCTAATCATCATCTTCACGGTGCCTTTGGCAGTGGCTGGAGGGGTGATTGGACTCAAGCTTGTGAATCTCTTTTTGGCGAATCAGCCTTTAGATATTCTCACGATGCTAGGGTTTATTATCCTCGTGGGGACGGTGGTGAACAATGCGATTCTTATCGTCTATCAGGCGATCAATAACATTCGCGAAGAGGGGATGGAGGCCTATGAAGCGGTGATTCTATCCGTTAGGACGCGTCTTAGACCCATCTATATGAGCACGCTCACTTCGCTTTTTGGGATGTTACCTCTCGTCCTTGCCCCTGGTCCTGGGAGCGAGGTCTATCGAGGGCTTGGCGCGGTGATTCTTGGGGGGCTCACCTTCTCGACTCTCATCACCGTCTTTGTGATTCCCTCGCTTCTGCTCTTTGTGATTCAAAAAGAGAGGCTGAAAATCGACATTGAAAAAGCGGAAAAAGCAGGAGGAATCGCATGA
- a CDS encoding TolC family protein, translated as MKWRLALGALALFWTLGAAALSMEEAIDKALLYSQNVERQAWLLKQAQSETQKSRGSFYPEVNLKYQTYGSNRSDNRGESDGSYALLELRYNLFNGLSDRFSLQSAKALEEAQEFALEASRQDLILLVKNSYIALLKARENLKVSQESVRLLEEQRRESENFYQVGYIAKNTLLKVEVELSNAKQTLLEKESALAYAKRDLERYVGEHIVLEGVKEVRIESALETSEMHLREKMWANRSELRYLAKNREAKRYEQRASASNYYPKVDLVGEYRSYGDSASLGNRNGTYNDRTEGRLEASWNLFNGFSDQHNQEAKRYAVLAMDSQIVETKRELELQLFEALEQYRLAQNAHEVAKLALEQAKENYRITLNRYKERMETSSELLDAELLLTKAKSSLLEKRYSIATSIASLQRVVEAQ; from the coding sequence ATGAAGTGGAGATTAGCCCTTGGGGCGTTGGCTCTTTTTTGGACTTTGGGGGCAGCGGCGCTAAGCATGGAAGAGGCAATTGATAAGGCACTCCTTTATAGTCAGAATGTAGAGCGCCAAGCATGGCTTTTGAAGCAGGCGCAGAGTGAGACTCAAAAGAGTCGGGGAAGTTTCTATCCCGAGGTCAATCTCAAATACCAAACCTATGGCAGCAATCGCTCCGATAATCGAGGAGAGAGTGATGGCAGTTATGCGCTTTTGGAGCTCCGATATAACCTTTTTAATGGACTGAGTGATCGATTCTCTCTCCAAAGCGCCAAAGCTCTAGAGGAGGCGCAAGAGTTTGCACTAGAGGCGAGCCGACAGGATTTGATCCTCTTGGTTAAAAACTCCTATATTGCTCTTTTGAAGGCACGCGAGAATCTCAAAGTCTCCCAAGAATCCGTGAGGCTTTTGGAGGAGCAAAGGCGCGAATCAGAGAACTTCTATCAAGTGGGGTATATTGCAAAAAACACTCTTTTGAAAGTCGAAGTGGAGCTCTCTAATGCCAAACAGACTCTTTTGGAGAAGGAGAGCGCGCTCGCTTACGCTAAGCGTGATTTAGAGCGTTATGTGGGCGAGCATATAGTGCTTGAGGGAGTTAAAGAGGTGAGGATAGAGAGTGCCTTGGAGACTTCAGAGATGCATTTGAGGGAGAAGATGTGGGCGAATCGCTCCGAGCTCCGCTATTTGGCCAAGAATAGAGAAGCCAAACGATATGAGCAAAGGGCCTCCGCCTCGAACTACTACCCCAAGGTGGACTTGGTGGGGGAGTATCGTAGCTATGGGGATAGCGCCTCCTTGGGGAATCGAAATGGCACCTATAACGATCGCACCGAAGGACGACTGGAGGCGAGCTGGAATCTCTTCAATGGGTTTAGTGACCAGCACAACCAAGAGGCGAAGCGATACGCAGTTTTGGCGATGGATAGTCAGATTGTGGAGACCAAGCGGGAGTTAGAGCTTCAGCTTTTTGAGGCGCTAGAGCAATATCGACTCGCTCAAAACGCTCACGAGGTGGCCAAACTAGCCCTAGAGCAAGCCAAAGAGAACTACCGCATCACGCTCAATCGCTACAAAGAGCGCATGGAGACCTCCAGCGAGCTATTGGATGCAGAGCTTCTCCTCACCAAAGCCAAAAGCTCACTCTTGGAGAAGCGCTACTCCATCGCCACCTCCATCGCCTCGCTTCAGAGGGTGGTGGAAGCTCAGTAG
- a CDS encoding diguanylate cyclase: MVRLTPFYKKLSILFVEDEREVQEAALNVLERYIDHILVASDGEEALAIFKEKRPDIVITDIKMPVMDGLALTKEIKELGDTPVIVISAFDNEEFVSEAARLGVETYLLKPIDIQLLLASINRCIELLIRREEARQNRSLLREYKRIVDETAMICKIDLDKTITYANEAFCQISGYSKEELTGKIYRHMVSPRQDLSRLDGGLWVNVLRGKSWKGMIELLNKKGEPYFIQASMFPLFDADGKITELIALQFDITEHIKTKQILEKQNQKLEHIAHTDTLTGVWNRYKFNKILRQEIKCAKSSNHPFSLMLLDVDRFKTINDTHGHQFGDRVLKAITSTLKRQLKHKEAMIARWGGEEFIVLAQGYRLAQALELAERLRAAIEGMEFENIPITSSFGVTEFSPEDELDTLVRRADLALYTAKESGRNRIISY; the protein is encoded by the coding sequence ATGGTCCGACTCACGCCTTTTTATAAAAAACTCTCCATCCTTTTTGTGGAGGATGAGAGAGAGGTTCAAGAGGCAGCCCTCAATGTGCTAGAGCGCTATATTGACCATATTTTAGTGGCTAGCGATGGAGAGGAGGCGCTCGCGATCTTCAAAGAGAAACGCCCCGATATCGTCATCACGGACATTAAAATGCCTGTGATGGATGGCTTGGCGCTCACTAAAGAGATCAAAGAGTTGGGTGACACTCCCGTGATCGTCATCTCTGCCTTTGATAATGAAGAGTTCGTCTCAGAGGCCGCGCGCCTAGGAGTGGAGACCTACCTGCTCAAACCCATCGATATCCAACTGCTCCTCGCCTCCATCAATCGATGTATCGAGTTGCTCATTCGGCGTGAAGAGGCACGGCAGAATCGAAGCTTGCTGCGCGAATACAAACGCATTGTCGATGAGACGGCCATGATCTGCAAGATCGACTTGGACAAGACCATCACCTACGCCAATGAAGCCTTTTGCCAAATCTCTGGCTACTCCAAAGAGGAGCTCACAGGCAAAATCTATCGCCACATGGTCTCCCCTCGTCAAGATTTGAGTCGGCTTGATGGCGGGCTTTGGGTGAATGTTTTACGAGGAAAATCATGGAAAGGAATGATTGAGCTTTTGAATAAAAAAGGTGAACCCTACTTCATCCAAGCCTCAATGTTTCCACTCTTTGATGCTGATGGCAAGATCACTGAGCTCATCGCTCTTCAATTTGACATCACCGAACACATCAAGACCAAACAGATCCTAGAGAAGCAGAATCAAAAGCTAGAGCACATCGCCCACACCGACACGCTCACGGGAGTTTGGAATCGTTACAAGTTCAACAAGATTCTCCGCCAAGAGATCAAGTGCGCCAAAAGCTCGAATCATCCCTTCTCGTTGATGCTTTTAGATGTGGATCGATTCAAGACGATCAACGACACGCACGGCCACCAATTTGGCGACCGCGTGCTCAAAGCGATCACCTCCACTCTCAAGCGTCAACTCAAACACAAAGAGGCGATGATCGCGCGCTGGGGCGGAGAAGAGTTTATCGTCTTAGCCCAAGGCTATCGACTCGCTCAAGCCCTAGAGCTTGCCGAGCGCCTGCGCGCGGCGATTGAGGGGATGGAGTTTGAGAATATTCCCATCACCTCAAGCTTTGGTGTGACGGAGTTTAGCCCTGAAGATGAGCTAGACACGCTGGTGAGGCGAGCGGACTTAGCCCTTTACACCGCCAAAGAGAGCGGGAGGAATCGCATCATTAGCTACTGA